In Phyllobacterium zundukense, one DNA window encodes the following:
- a CDS encoding GumC family protein: MQRQRQTDASSDDTQADANLVGLRDIVGFLRRNWRTIAGSAMAFTVCGIAYLWVAEPTFTATARIVIDPEQARIASQDAVSGTIVIETGEVESQVEIIRSEAMAKSVIEELSLTEDPELQEGRSLLSYLMFWRKEDDPEPIAPEWTMRKTVAGFLERLRVWRVGQSYVLDVAYTSIDPVKAASVANATAQAYIKAGLEAKSTAAKSGAGWLESRLAEISKQANESAQAVEDFRNQNHISQAGATSLDEQQLAETNTQLSAAKADTSAERAKLAMIERFLQSETPVDGYVDEALRSTQITALRERLNTASTQLEELKSRYGDQGVSVQAAEQEIIRLKGEVREELLRIGQVYRSNLEAAQRREQYVNEQLQATIQSGLKKGMARVQLGELESRANTYRQMYQSVMQQLISALQQESFPVGDSRLVSAAATPLGKSWPKGSLILALSVVLGSLTGLALAAVREVSDRRIKTDGRLRRELGLNRLGTLPFVPARAISKASAQEQFRLLSYVMDHPNEAFSDAVRSTKASLDLILRRQGARVIGITSALPGEGKTTIASNLAQLYAATGSRTMLIDACASNPTLSRVFATLTQPSHDLTEVPAIGKGSRQRLGTNVGTNQGLTKASETRSEEPYPSVSVITPPALMSVDEITHNSNQSYRYLNLQALEAHLDRLREQHDIVILDLPDLKSTADARIVSAIVDCVVLTVGDQQKVTLDVLNAAISSCGGLDTDSVGVVFNTLRGAKATAPASSWTAKRYFKMFS, translated from the coding sequence ATGCAAAGACAAAGGCAAACTGACGCTTCATCGGACGATACTCAAGCCGACGCCAACTTGGTTGGCCTGCGTGATATCGTGGGATTTCTACGGCGCAACTGGAGGACCATTGCCGGTTCAGCGATGGCATTTACCGTGTGCGGCATCGCCTATCTTTGGGTCGCCGAGCCTACGTTCACGGCCACAGCCCGTATCGTGATCGACCCTGAGCAGGCTCGCATCGCCTCGCAGGACGCGGTTTCAGGCACAATCGTGATTGAAACAGGCGAAGTTGAAAGCCAGGTGGAAATCATCCGGTCCGAAGCCATGGCCAAGAGTGTCATCGAAGAGCTTTCGCTGACCGAGGATCCTGAACTGCAGGAGGGGCGGTCCTTGCTCTCCTACCTGATGTTCTGGCGCAAAGAAGACGACCCCGAACCGATCGCGCCTGAATGGACGATGCGCAAGACCGTCGCCGGATTCCTGGAGCGGCTGCGCGTGTGGCGCGTCGGCCAGTCCTATGTTCTCGACGTGGCCTACACATCGATCGATCCCGTCAAGGCTGCGTCTGTAGCCAATGCGACGGCACAGGCCTATATCAAGGCCGGCCTGGAGGCAAAATCAACGGCGGCAAAGAGTGGTGCTGGCTGGCTCGAAAGCCGACTTGCCGAAATCAGCAAACAGGCCAATGAATCGGCGCAGGCCGTCGAGGATTTCCGCAACCAGAATCATATTTCGCAGGCCGGTGCTACCTCGCTCGATGAGCAGCAGCTTGCGGAGACGAACACGCAGCTTTCGGCCGCCAAGGCGGACACCTCCGCTGAAAGAGCCAAGCTCGCCATGATCGAACGGTTTCTGCAATCGGAAACCCCTGTCGATGGTTATGTCGACGAAGCCCTGCGCAGCACGCAGATCACGGCGTTGCGCGAGCGGCTGAACACCGCCTCAACCCAGCTTGAAGAGTTGAAGAGCCGTTATGGTGATCAGGGCGTCTCGGTGCAGGCGGCAGAGCAGGAAATCATACGGTTGAAGGGTGAAGTCCGCGAGGAATTGTTGCGCATCGGCCAGGTCTACAGATCGAATCTTGAGGCTGCCCAGCGCCGCGAACAATATGTCAACGAGCAGTTGCAGGCCACCATACAGTCGGGCCTGAAAAAGGGCATGGCGCGCGTTCAGCTCGGCGAGCTGGAAAGCCGGGCCAATACCTATCGGCAAATGTACCAGAGTGTCATGCAACAGCTGATATCCGCCCTGCAGCAGGAATCATTTCCGGTGGGCGATTCCCGGCTGGTTTCGGCTGCCGCCACTCCTCTGGGCAAATCCTGGCCCAAGGGTTCGCTCATTCTTGCCCTTTCCGTGGTACTCGGCAGTCTGACCGGCCTCGCTCTTGCAGCTGTGCGTGAGGTGAGCGACCGCAGGATCAAGACCGATGGACGGTTGCGCCGTGAACTCGGCTTGAACAGGCTGGGTACATTGCCCTTCGTACCTGCCAGGGCCATTTCGAAAGCGTCCGCGCAAGAACAATTCCGGCTGCTGAGCTATGTCATGGATCATCCCAACGAAGCTTTTTCCGACGCCGTGCGGAGCACCAAGGCATCGCTCGATCTCATACTGCGCCGTCAAGGCGCGAGGGTCATCGGCATCACATCTGCCTTGCCGGGCGAGGGAAAGACGACAATAGCCAGCAATCTCGCTCAGCTTTACGCGGCCACAGGCTCAAGAACCATGCTGATTGACGCTTGCGCCTCGAACCCGACATTGAGCCGCGTTTTCGCAACCCTTACACAGCCAAGCCATGACTTGACCGAAGTACCGGCTATCGGCAAGGGGAGCCGTCAACGCCTCGGTACCAATGTTGGCACGAACCAGGGCCTAACAAAAGCAAGTGAAACAAGGTCCGAGGAGCCTTATCCTTCCGTGTCGGTCATCACACCGCCCGCGCTGATGAGCGTCGATGAAATTACACACAATTCCAATCAATCATACCGGTACCTGAACCTTCAGGCCCTCGAGGCCCATCTCGACAGGCTCCGGGAACAGCACGATATCGTCATTCTTGATCTCCCCGATCTGAAATCGACGGCCGACGCCCGCATTGTCAGCGCTATCGTCGATTGCGTGGTCCTGACGGTCGGTGATCAGCAGAAAGTAACACTTGATGTGCTCAACGCAGCGATCTCCAGTTGCGGTGGACTCGATACGGATTCTGTTGGGGTCGTATTCAACACGCTCCGGGGCGCCAAGGCAACGGCTCCCGCTTCGTCGTGGACTGCGAAGCGTTATTTCAAAATGTTCAGCTAG
- a CDS encoding polysaccharide biosynthesis/export family protein produces the protein MMGLRFAGSIRLIARTVFTAVITVLTLTVFALPAQADDSYKLAPYTRVRLTVVEWIASRGEYREWTALNGEYAVSEAGTVLLPLVGTIEVSTMDTATMATEVSKRIQKTTGLVAMPNVAVQIVEYPPVFLVGNVERPGEYRFRPGLTVLQAVALAGGRYRPREEARTVEQIQYLGELQAVHGEMVRTLARIARLNAEVAGDKEIHFPDNLTEMADSASVEAIFAEERAVFAAQANGIDRQLKNLEELRNLFSSEIEVLQEKVTGQEKQIKLMDEELEAVKPLVERGIATTSRQSDLQRIITALQSDRLDQVTAIMRARQNISQASRDSENLISQRQTTASTELQTAQAALDQLKVRQETAQRLLVAAGSILSGQKAGEKQEPDLVFAIVRKTQGLPVEIAADEDTVLVPGDVLRASLNVKFSGRTTASTQPADPSPSTEGTAVALPIPAAAGGEQQNKSTQ, from the coding sequence ATGATGGGGCTAAGGTTTGCAGGGTCGATCCGTCTGATCGCGCGGACCGTTTTTACTGCCGTGATCACAGTACTTACGCTGACCGTATTCGCGCTGCCAGCGCAGGCGGACGATTCCTATAAGCTCGCCCCCTATACTCGCGTCAGGTTGACTGTCGTTGAATGGATTGCGTCACGCGGTGAATATCGGGAATGGACTGCTCTCAACGGTGAATACGCGGTTTCGGAAGCTGGAACCGTGCTCCTGCCACTTGTCGGCACGATTGAAGTCTCGACCATGGATACTGCGACCATGGCAACGGAAGTTTCAAAACGTATCCAGAAGACCACAGGTCTCGTCGCCATGCCGAACGTGGCCGTCCAGATCGTCGAATATCCCCCGGTCTTTCTTGTCGGCAATGTCGAACGGCCGGGAGAATATCGCTTCCGTCCGGGGCTGACCGTTCTGCAGGCGGTAGCGCTTGCAGGGGGACGCTACCGGCCGCGCGAGGAAGCCCGGACCGTCGAACAGATTCAATATCTCGGCGAATTGCAGGCCGTCCACGGCGAGATGGTGCGTACGCTTGCCCGCATTGCCCGTCTGAATGCTGAAGTGGCTGGCGACAAGGAAATCCATTTCCCTGACAATTTGACTGAAATGGCCGATAGCGCCAGCGTTGAGGCAATCTTTGCCGAGGAGCGCGCCGTATTTGCCGCGCAGGCTAACGGCATCGATCGGCAGCTCAAAAACCTTGAAGAATTGCGCAATCTTTTCTCCTCCGAGATCGAGGTGCTGCAGGAGAAGGTGACCGGACAAGAGAAGCAGATCAAGCTGATGGACGAGGAACTTGAGGCGGTAAAACCGCTTGTGGAGCGCGGTATTGCAACGACGTCACGGCAATCGGATCTGCAGCGCATAATCACGGCCTTGCAGTCCGACCGCCTCGACCAGGTGACCGCGATCATGCGGGCCCGCCAGAATATCAGCCAGGCCAGCCGCGATTCGGAGAACCTGATCAGTCAACGGCAAACGACCGCGTCCACCGAACTTCAGACGGCACAGGCTGCCCTGGATCAGTTGAAGGTGCGGCAGGAAACGGCACAGCGACTTCTCGTAGCAGCCGGTTCGATACTGTCCGGTCAGAAGGCGGGAGAAAAGCAGGAGCCGGATCTGGTATTCGCCATCGTTAGAAAAACGCAAGGGCTGCCCGTCGAAATCGCAGCCGATGAAGATACAGTTCTCGTTCCAGGGGATGTGTTGAGGGCATCGCTCAACGTCAAGTTCTCTGGACGGACAACAGCAAGTACGCAGCCGGCCGACCCGTCGCCATCGACAGAGGGAACCGCCGTCGCTTTGCCAATCCCTGCTGCAGCCGGTGGCGAGCAGCAAAACAAAAGCACACAATAA
- the asnB gene encoding asparagine synthase (glutamine-hydrolyzing), translated as MCGIAGYCGAVSVSQDGNTLLRQMINAIAHRGPDENGVHVTDGAGLGHMRLSIVGLADGQQPMESASGNLVISYNGEVFNYVELRDDLIAQGHRFRTGSDTEVILHLYEEMGPDCVKKLNGDFAFALWDKKRRRMMLARDRMGVRPLFYTWHEGALFFASEIKALLRVPGMATEVDPYALDQIFTLWTPIAPRTIFKGISELPPAHLMIIEDQRVKVTPYWQLDYPDRDAVRSSRSESDVGEELRHLLTDATRIRLRADVPVGSYLSGGLDSSVVSAIAARIVPDQLRTFSIGFDTAEHDETAFQMQMVEALGTRHSSLSCSKSDIAAIFPAVIEHTERPILRTAPAPLYLLSHLAHNEGYKVVLTGEGADEIFAGYDIFREAKVRRFCARQPESRMRPHLFRKLYPYLPGLKQQTPEYLAAFFGAGVDGLDDPLHSHRPRFRGTAATKMFFSPELREALKGYDATEDLASGLPKDYARWHPLHQAQYLETSLLMPGYILCCQSDRMAMAHGLEGRFPFLDHRLVEFASRVPVGMKLKGLGEKHILKQATRDLVPASITARQKQPYRAPDSQSFTAAGLPDYVREYMGSEAIADTGLFSAPAVAKLLEKCSRNAPTGYRDDSAFVGILSTQLWHQKFTNQTHRQTVAAA; from the coding sequence ATGTGTGGGATTGCAGGCTATTGCGGAGCGGTTAGCGTCTCTCAGGACGGCAACACGCTTTTGCGCCAAATGATCAATGCAATTGCGCACCGCGGTCCAGACGAGAACGGGGTCCATGTTACCGATGGTGCAGGACTGGGGCACATGCGCCTGTCGATCGTCGGTTTGGCAGATGGCCAGCAGCCGATGGAAAGCGCCAGTGGCAATCTGGTCATCAGCTACAACGGCGAAGTGTTCAATTATGTCGAGCTTCGGGATGACCTGATCGCGCAAGGACATCGCTTCCGCACTGGCAGCGATACGGAAGTCATCCTGCATCTCTATGAGGAGATGGGCCCAGATTGCGTCAAGAAACTCAACGGAGATTTCGCCTTTGCCCTCTGGGACAAGAAGCGGCGGCGCATGATGCTTGCCCGTGACCGGATGGGCGTGCGGCCACTCTTCTACACCTGGCACGAAGGTGCACTTTTCTTCGCTTCGGAAATCAAGGCGCTGCTGCGCGTTCCGGGCATGGCCACCGAGGTCGACCCTTACGCGCTGGACCAAATCTTCACATTGTGGACGCCTATTGCTCCGCGCACGATTTTCAAGGGCATATCCGAGCTGCCGCCAGCTCACCTGATGATCATTGAAGATCAGCGGGTCAAAGTAACGCCCTATTGGCAGCTGGACTATCCAGATCGGGATGCCGTTCGTTCCAGCCGTTCGGAAAGCGACGTCGGCGAGGAACTCAGACACCTCTTGACCGATGCAACCCGTATTCGCCTCAGGGCAGATGTTCCTGTCGGATCCTACCTCTCTGGCGGGCTGGACTCGTCGGTCGTATCGGCAATTGCCGCGCGCATCGTACCCGATCAGCTGCGAACCTTTTCCATAGGGTTCGATACCGCCGAGCACGACGAAACCGCTTTCCAGATGCAGATGGTCGAGGCGCTCGGAACCAGGCATTCCTCGCTGTCCTGCAGCAAGAGCGACATTGCCGCCATATTTCCAGCGGTCATCGAACATACAGAACGGCCTATCCTTCGCACCGCACCAGCGCCGCTCTATCTGCTTTCGCACCTCGCCCACAATGAAGGGTACAAGGTTGTCCTGACGGGGGAAGGCGCCGACGAAATTTTCGCAGGCTATGACATTTTCCGCGAAGCCAAGGTCCGGCGCTTTTGCGCACGGCAACCGGAATCGCGCATGCGCCCGCACCTTTTCCGCAAGCTCTACCCCTATCTGCCCGGCTTGAAGCAACAGACGCCGGAATATCTGGCGGCTTTCTTCGGCGCGGGCGTCGATGGTCTTGACGATCCGCTGCACTCGCACCGTCCACGCTTCCGTGGAACTGCTGCGACGAAGATGTTTTTTTCGCCGGAGCTGCGCGAAGCCCTCAAAGGCTACGATGCAACCGAGGATCTGGCATCGGGACTGCCAAAGGACTATGCGCGCTGGCATCCTTTGCACCAGGCGCAATATCTGGAAACCTCGCTCCTCATGCCAGGCTACATTCTTTGCTGCCAGAGCGACAGAATGGCCATGGCCCATGGCCTGGAGGGCCGTTTCCCCTTCCTCGATCATCGTCTCGTCGAATTCGCTTCCCGGGTGCCGGTCGGCATGAAGCTGAAAGGCCTGGGCGAAAAACACATTCTCAAACAGGCAACGCGCGATCTGGTGCCGGCCTCGATAACGGCGCGCCAGAAGCAACCCTATCGCGCCCCGGACAGCCAGTCCTTTACGGCTGCTGGACTGCCTGACTACGTGCGGGAATATATGGGATCGGAGGCCATTGCTGATACCGGCCTGTTCAGTGCTCCCGCCGTAGCGAAATTGCTGGAAAAATGCTCACGCAATGCCCCCACCGGATACCGCGACGACTCCGCGTTTGTTGGCATTCTCTCCACGCAATTATGGCATCAGAAATTCACAAACCAGACACACCGGCAAACGGTGGCAGCGGCATGA
- a CDS encoding acyl carrier protein encodes MTSGIKAQIRSFIVENYLFGDTSHPLEDDTSLIETDVIDSTGVLELVTYLEDNFQISIQDAEIVPANLDSIASITAFVASKAVPQKSVA; translated from the coding sequence ATGACCTCGGGTATCAAGGCACAAATCAGAAGCTTCATCGTTGAGAATTACCTATTCGGCGACACGAGCCATCCGCTTGAAGACGACACATCGCTGATCGAAACGGATGTCATCGACTCGACCGGCGTTCTTGAGCTGGTCACCTATCTGGAAGACAATTTCCAGATCAGCATCCAGGACGCTGAAATTGTTCCGGCGAACCTCGATTCCATCGCAAGTATCACCGCCTTTGTCGCAAGCAAGGCCGTTCCTCAAAAATCGGTCGCCTGA
- a CDS encoding class I adenylate-forming enzyme family protein produces the protein MRVEDILRQNAKRLGDKTVLVAGGDRLTYAELDDRSDRLAAALWSQGVTRGDRVLVFMNNCWEATVAIYAILKAGAVFSPINASTKADKLAYIIENCRARAIIAQEKLAPVAVEALGTGTSCDLIVVTKNETPVVPYARSFDSLLQVEPMPVPHGGIDVDLAMLIYTSGSTGRPKGVMMNHRNIEAAATSITTYVQNVEDDIILNVLPLAFDYGLYQLFMTIRTGATLVLETSFSFPQAIFDVMRRERVTGFPLVPTMAALILQMRDIEPGFLPDLRYITNTAAALPPAHIARLRELFPNVRLYSMYGLTECKRCTYLPPEQLDNRPGSVGIAIPNTEAFVVDDEGKVVAPGVVGELVIRGPHVMQGYWENDEATARMLRPGLNPWEKVLYTGDLFSMDRDGYLYFVGRKDDIIKTRGEKVAPKEVETVLHSHPGIAEAVVIGIPDPVLGQAIRAIVVLSDPLLTDREIIRHCAKNLEDFMVPKSVEFRTSLPKTDTGKVSRRLAAEPQESL, from the coding sequence ATGCGTGTTGAGGATATTCTCCGTCAGAATGCGAAAAGGTTGGGTGACAAAACAGTCCTCGTCGCGGGCGGCGACAGATTGACCTACGCTGAACTCGACGATCGTTCCGACCGGCTGGCTGCCGCTCTCTGGTCGCAGGGCGTCACACGCGGTGACCGCGTTCTTGTCTTCATGAACAATTGCTGGGAGGCTACCGTAGCGATCTACGCAATCCTCAAAGCCGGCGCGGTGTTCAGTCCCATCAACGCCTCGACCAAGGCCGACAAGCTCGCATACATCATCGAAAATTGCCGTGCCCGGGCGATCATCGCACAGGAGAAGCTCGCACCCGTTGCTGTGGAGGCGCTGGGTACCGGGACTTCGTGCGATCTGATTGTCGTCACGAAGAACGAGACGCCGGTCGTCCCCTACGCCCGTTCCTTCGATAGCCTGTTGCAAGTCGAGCCCATGCCCGTTCCACATGGCGGCATCGATGTCGACCTCGCCATGTTGATCTATACGTCGGGCTCTACCGGCCGCCCCAAAGGCGTGATGATGAACCACCGCAATATCGAGGCGGCGGCAACCTCGATCACCACCTATGTGCAGAACGTCGAGGATGACATCATTCTCAACGTGCTGCCGCTGGCATTCGACTATGGTCTCTACCAGTTGTTCATGACAATCCGTACCGGCGCCACATTGGTCCTGGAAACCTCATTCAGCTTCCCGCAGGCCATCTTCGATGTCATGCGGCGTGAGCGCGTGACCGGTTTTCCGCTGGTGCCGACAATGGCTGCGCTGATCTTGCAGATGCGAGACATCGAGCCAGGCTTCCTGCCGGACCTGCGCTACATCACCAACACCGCTGCTGCCTTGCCGCCGGCCCACATCGCGCGGCTGCGAGAACTGTTTCCGAATGTCCGGCTCTATTCGATGTATGGCCTGACCGAGTGCAAGCGTTGTACCTATCTTCCCCCTGAGCAGCTCGACAACCGGCCGGGTTCGGTTGGTATTGCCATTCCCAATACGGAGGCCTTCGTGGTCGACGACGAGGGCAAAGTGGTTGCTCCCGGTGTCGTCGGCGAACTCGTCATCCGCGGACCGCACGTGATGCAGGGCTATTGGGAAAATGACGAGGCGACGGCACGCATGCTCCGCCCAGGCCTCAACCCATGGGAAAAAGTCCTTTATACGGGCGACCTCTTTTCCATGGACCGCGATGGCTACCTCTATTTCGTCGGGCGCAAGGATGACATCATCAAGACGCGTGGCGAAAAGGTGGCTCCAAAGGAGGTCGAGACCGTCCTGCACTCACATCCGGGGATTGCCGAAGCCGTGGTCATCGGCATCCCGGACCCGGTGCTGGGTCAGGCCATTCGTGCCATCGTGGTGCTGAGCGACCCATTGCTCACTGACCGCGAGATCATACGCCACTGCGCCAAGAACCTTGAAGATTTCATGGTGCCAAAATCCGTTGAATTTCGAACGAGCTTGCCCAAGACGGACACCGGGAAGGTGAGCCGCAGATTGGCCGCAGAGCCACAGGAGTCTCTATGA
- the nadE gene encoding NAD(+) synthase: MNDQTIRTIVSASPLSLEIDPEAETTRIVNAMREQLRHTLRKRGLVLGLSGGVDSSVCAALAARAVGAQNVLCLFMPENDSDPESLRLGRLVADTFGLASVIEDIGPSLEVMGCYARRDAFIKQIEPEFGPGWASKIVIANALASDGYNISSLVLQRPDGSTEKLRMPSSVYLGIVAATNMKQRTRKQIEYYHADRMNYAVIGTPNLLEYDQGFFVKNGDGAADLKPIAHLYKSQVYQLAAYLGVPAEIRARPPTTDTYQLAQTQEEFYFALPYAQMDQCLHGLNEGIPAATVALAASLTEEQVLRVWRDIKAKRKATRYLHLGPQLVTPIADFHGE; encoded by the coding sequence ATGAACGACCAGACAATCCGGACGATCGTATCGGCATCGCCACTGTCACTCGAGATCGATCCAGAAGCCGAAACCACGCGGATCGTCAATGCGATGCGCGAACAATTGCGCCATACCCTGCGCAAGCGCGGACTGGTGCTCGGTCTGTCGGGCGGCGTCGATTCAAGTGTCTGTGCAGCGCTCGCCGCCCGCGCGGTCGGAGCGCAGAATGTGCTGTGCCTGTTTATGCCCGAAAACGACTCCGATCCGGAAAGCCTGAGACTTGGCAGGCTTGTGGCGGATACGTTTGGGTTGGCAAGCGTGATCGAAGATATCGGCCCTTCGCTCGAGGTCATGGGGTGCTATGCACGGCGCGATGCCTTCATCAAGCAGATTGAACCGGAGTTCGGACCGGGCTGGGCCTCGAAGATCGTCATCGCCAATGCATTGGCGAGCGATGGCTACAATATCTCGTCGCTCGTTTTGCAGCGGCCGGACGGCAGCACGGAAAAGCTGCGCATGCCGAGTTCCGTCTATCTTGGCATTGTTGCCGCAACCAATATGAAGCAGCGCACACGCAAACAGATCGAATACTATCACGCAGACCGCATGAACTATGCGGTGATCGGCACGCCGAACCTCCTCGAATATGATCAAGGGTTCTTTGTGAAGAATGGCGATGGCGCGGCCGACCTGAAACCGATCGCCCATCTATACAAGTCGCAGGTCTATCAGCTGGCTGCCTATCTTGGCGTTCCCGCCGAAATCCGTGCCCGGCCGCCGACAACCGACACCTACCAGCTGGCGCAGACGCAGGAAGAGTTCTATTTCGCCCTGCCCTACGCCCAAATGGATCAATGTCTCCATGGCCTGAACGAGGGCATTCCAGCGGCCACGGTCGCCCTTGCAGCATCACTGACAGAGGAGCAGGTGCTCAGGGTCTGGCGCGACATCAAGGCGAAACGGAAAGCAACCCGTTATCTCCATCTCGGCCCGCAACTGGTCACGCCTATCGCTGATTTTCACGGCGAGTAG
- a CDS encoding O-antigen ligase family protein, giving the protein MATNVFGVLVVLFGVLIQFMHHKYAIYGMLALTLFGAAAAVTLPAMGGASILVANVFMVFFALRVLRITGLAPAISSLLYPSTGFWLFLLIMYGLIATLFFPRLMAGMTETMVVQRLPGGLSRISLNPLGFSSTHITQTVYALGSVMCFAASFAFFRMRGAYHYFLSGFFLLCGLNVIFALLDLVTFATGTADLLDFIHTANYSLMTGVEMGGLKRISGTFPESSAFASFTLILFAMAASLYLDNVRPVMSGFFAFAFLVLLALSTSGTAYVGLVIVLALLILQSIAPVLYGGRMRKPLLIYAGSLSVLAILLLVAVLSPEFVDAVATFFDESLFGKLSSDSGRERGHWNEVAWSNFIDSFGLGVGIGGARASSYVFVLLSNVGLPGAMCFALFVLSTLFRRNVVQASSENRHIVRAIRCGMTASLVAALLVATVFDMGMLFYVLAGAAAVAVFPSTRRAKVQATSKSGRTGAAQEPLRHARRLIG; this is encoded by the coding sequence ATGGCAACTAACGTCTTTGGTGTCCTGGTCGTCCTATTCGGTGTGCTGATCCAGTTCATGCATCACAAATATGCGATCTATGGCATGCTTGCCTTGACGCTTTTCGGGGCGGCCGCCGCAGTTACACTGCCAGCGATGGGCGGGGCCTCCATTCTGGTTGCCAACGTCTTCATGGTCTTCTTCGCTCTGCGGGTTTTGCGCATAACAGGATTGGCGCCTGCCATCAGCAGCCTGCTTTATCCCAGTACCGGCTTCTGGCTATTCCTGCTGATCATGTACGGGCTGATAGCGACCTTATTCTTTCCACGGCTGATGGCCGGCATGACCGAGACCATGGTTGTCCAGCGCCTTCCGGGAGGTTTGAGTCGTATCAGCCTCAATCCCCTGGGCTTTTCCAGTACACACATAACGCAGACGGTCTACGCATTGGGCAGTGTCATGTGTTTTGCGGCCTCCTTTGCGTTTTTCCGGATGCGCGGTGCCTATCACTACTTTCTCAGTGGCTTCTTCCTGCTTTGCGGGCTGAATGTCATCTTCGCACTGCTGGATCTTGTTACCTTTGCCACGGGTACGGCCGATCTGCTGGATTTCATCCACACTGCGAATTATTCCTTGATGACCGGTGTGGAGATGGGTGGTCTCAAGCGGATCTCTGGCACGTTTCCCGAATCCTCGGCTTTCGCCAGCTTCACCCTGATTCTGTTTGCCATGGCCGCCAGTCTCTATCTCGACAATGTTCGACCTGTTATGTCGGGATTCTTCGCCTTTGCCTTCCTGGTATTGCTTGCACTGTCGACATCGGGAACAGCCTATGTCGGGCTGGTCATTGTTCTGGCTTTACTGATCCTCCAGTCCATCGCACCGGTCCTGTATGGCGGGAGAATGCGCAAGCCGCTCTTGATTTACGCCGGCAGTCTGTCAGTGCTCGCCATCCTTCTGCTTGTTGCTGTTCTTTCACCCGAGTTCGTGGACGCCGTTGCAACCTTTTTCGATGAAAGCCTGTTCGGAAAGCTGTCGAGCGACTCCGGCCGGGAACGCGGACACTGGAACGAAGTAGCATGGAGCAACTTCATTGACAGTTTTGGCCTGGGGGTAGGAATCGGCGGCGCACGCGCCTCAAGCTATGTCTTCGTCCTGCTCTCGAATGTCGGTCTCCCCGGCGCGATGTGTTTCGCCCTGTTTGTGCTGTCCACCCTTTTCCGGCGAAACGTCGTCCAAGCCAGCTCGGAGAATCGGCACATTGTCCGCGCCATTCGGTGCGGGATGACCGCCAGCCTGGTCGCCGCTCTGCTGGTCGCAACGGTCTTCGACATGGGAATGCTGTTTTATGTGCTTGCAGGGGCTGCGGCGGTTGCGGTCTTCCCATCCACGCGCCGTGCAAAAGTGCAAGCGACATCAAAAAGCGGACGTACCGGCGCGGCTCAAGAGCCGCTGCGGCACGCCCGCCGTCTCATCGGGTAA